The Curtobacterium sp. MCSS17_015 genomic sequence GATCATGAAGCCGGCGATGACCCGGACTTCCCAGCCGGACGCGTTCGTGAACGTCTCGTGCAGTGGGGCGCCGAACAGGGCCGCGTTGCCGAAGTCGGCGGCGAGCTCGTTCGTGAGCAGACCGATGCCGGCCTTGTTGATCTGCGCCTCGTGCAGCACGGAGTACAGCGAGAAGAAGATCGGCATCTGGATCAGCAGCGGCAGGCAGGAGCTCAGCGGGTTCGTCCCGGTCTCCTTGTACAGCGCCATCGTCTCGCGGGACATGGCCTCGCGCGAGAACTGGTCCTTCTTGCCCTTGTACTTGTCCTGGATCTTCTTCAGCTGCGGCGCGACCTCGAGCATGCGACGCTGCGACTTGATCTGGCGCACGAAGATCGGGATCAGCGCGGCGCGCACCACGAACGTCAGGAAGATGATCGACAGGACCCACGTGATGCCCGCTGACGGGTCCATCCCGATGGTCTCGAAGAGCCAGTGGAACCCGACGAGGATCGCGGACACCACCCACTTGAGCGGCCAGAGGAGAGTGTTCAGGATCTCCATGAGGAGGTCACGCCTTTCGAGTGCGCTGGGGGAGCAGCACCGGTCGGACCGTGCCGGCCGAGTTCTGCTGTTGCTGCGGGCTCGGTGCGAGCACGAACCCGAACCGACTGACGTTGAAGGGGCGGCGACGTTCCCTGACGTCGTCGATCCCACCGGCGGCCCAGGGGTTGCACCGTGCGATCCGCCACGCTCCCATGGCCGATCCGCGGATGACGCCGTGCTGCTGGATCGCCTCGAGCGCGTACCGGGAACACGACGGGTGGTACCGGCACACGTTGCCGTAGAGCGGTGAGATCACCGCACGGTAGGCCCGGAGCACGACGACGCAAGCGTTGCGCGGGAGCAACGCGACGACCCAGAGGAACCGGTTCATGCTGCCTTCTCCACACCGCGCGCGAAGGAGCGCGTGATGTCTTCGAGCAGGGTAGGCCATCCGGCCTGCGCAGCGGCTGGCAGTGCACGAACGACGACGTCGTACCCGAGCGGGGCGCTCGGGAGGAGTCCGTGTGCGATGGCCTTCAGTCGGCGGCGCACCAGGTTGCGCGTCACCGCGTTCCCGACGGTCTTCGCCACGATGAACCCGAACCTCGTGGGACCACGATCGTCGTCGAGGCGACGGACCACCGACACGACGGCGTGCGCCGTGGCGCTCTTGCGGCCACGGCGCACGACCGTTCGGTAGTCGTCGCCTCGGACGATGCGGTTGGCTCGGGCCAACACGGCGAGGACCCCGCGGATCAGGCGGAGAGCTCGGTGCGCCCCTTGCCGCGGCGTGCGGCGAGGATGGCGCGGCCGGCGCGGGTGCGCATGCGGGCCCGGAAGCCGTGCTTCTTGGCGCGGCGGCGGTTGTTCGGCTGGAAGGTGCGCTTGCTCATGATGATCTCCACACGGCTGCTCGCGGCGAGCCGTCACGTATGCGTTGGTTGACGCGGAAGGCGCGACCGAACGGCCGCAGTCAACTGGACAACGGTACGTGACGACGGCTGACAGGTCAAACGCCGCTACCCCGCCGGGCCGACCGCCCGCGCCACGACCGATTCTCCACACTGGGGACAACTTCCGTTCGGTGCGACGCGGTCTGGTCCTTTACAGTTGTGTCACTGCACGGCCGGATGCCCGGTACTGCGGGGGAGCACCCCGTCGGTCGCCGTCCACCAGGCCGCGGAACACTCTGTGGACAACCCTGTGGGAAGCTCGACGGTGGACCGGCGCCCAGAACACCGCGCTGACCGTCCACGAAGCGCGGGGTGCTGTCGGTACGGCCCGCGTGTCGCCGGTCGTCCACCACGAGACGCCGCCCCCGCGGACACAGCACCACCCCGAAGCCGCAACCGAGCAACGAGACCAGGAGACGAGCGGAC encodes the following:
- the yidC gene encoding membrane protein insertase YidC, with amino-acid sequence MEILNTLLWPLKWVVSAILVGFHWLFETIGMDPSAGITWVLSIIFLTFVVRAALIPIFVRQIKSQRRMLEVAPQLKKIQDKYKGKKDQFSREAMSRETMALYKETGTNPLSSCLPLLIQMPIFFSLYSVLHEAQINKAGIGLLTNELAADFGNAALFGAPLHETFTNASGWEVRVIAGFMIVVMTASQFITQLQLVAKNMSPETKESPMYRQQKMMLYILPLVFVISGLSFPLGVMFYWLASNIWTMAQQYFVIRSMPTPGSEAALAREARLAKKAQRRGTPATAGVLTEAGTGASVAEVEARVTTQRQQPVGKSRAKKNGKSK
- the rnpA gene encoding ribonuclease P protein component — protein: MLARANRIVRGDDYRTVVRRGRKSATAHAVVSVVRRLDDDRGPTRFGFIVAKTVGNAVTRNLVRRRLKAIAHGLLPSAPLGYDVVVRALPAAAQAGWPTLLEDITRSFARGVEKAA
- the yidD gene encoding membrane protein insertion efficiency factor YidD, which gives rise to MNRFLWVVALLPRNACVVVLRAYRAVISPLYGNVCRYHPSCSRYALEAIQQHGVIRGSAMGAWRIARCNPWAAGGIDDVRERRRPFNVSRFGFVLAPSPQQQQNSAGTVRPVLLPQRTRKA
- the rpmH gene encoding 50S ribosomal protein L34, yielding MSKRTFQPNNRRRAKKHGFRARMRTRAGRAILAARRGKGRTELSA